Proteins encoded by one window of Dendropsophus ebraccatus isolate aDenEbr1 chromosome 4, aDenEbr1.pat, whole genome shotgun sequence:
- the CSF2RB gene encoding cytokine receptor common subunit beta isoform X1 — MGTHWLSILLCSLQYIQGMQGSALLDSLTCVNDFKTLWKCQWKSSEQAHELLPMNLIHWSDVTSEKKNCEPVASGEIKDGNIYMTCQIKERFSYTMTTTYTFQPKRDVKRTTYVHPNSSVRMPPPEGLMVRMFSLKNGSITLSWRMPENISYPKPLLYQVSFYRKDWESWEEAAVFTVTGRTEYSFSPQLFVPGSIYLFRVRSIPDKEQMYRSGWSDSKAWMMPEEEDRAAPYNLRCEYDGLVHMRCSWEVRKELSSISHMLYYNDGASYGTTKTSSHGGKPCYNLSSQIKDGTPYVLYSCKFQVNSSQANSSFSIEVRPQEEMREFKPYEHIQTDPPTDLQMKDPINYKYKLGWVPPEVARSTIKLTYQLCYWKQGDTECPDLSLVTVSGNVPEYYIPSSELQSSTNYIAKVRAKPDTGSNYNGPWSDWSQRYSWKTDKEVDTVAVSIAAFAASVGVLLCSYLGILCFRKLKQQWEDSIPDPSKSKHSKFPLGYQGTKFPYHISRDFYAELEGPLTPLYISPIKSLEPEREVSEELVVESPSEPRESPLGPYSMPPPPAGKDQNNQATSKSADIEGARNLEEASISQPVVHLSKMGQNSPYFIFSQTQSMSDLIPKESKSSEYFMLPKCQSKVFSPPKEFIPSSQTIHPGNPMSYVLSMEKCPPLQTPLKDNENKLEFKKSIYFTIPAPSDVQVPQEEPVMVINPDGSGPIVLKQVGDYCFFPGTQENLEKKMAQANGKMLPQMAVDGALPAVQAFKVMQRDYLALPQN; from the exons ATGGGCACGCACTGGTTATCTATCTTACTCTGCTCCTTACAATACATACAGGGCATGCaag GTTCTGCACTTCTAGACTCCCTCACCTGTGTCAACGACTTCAAAACGCTCTGGAAGTGTCAATGGAAGTCAAGTGAACAAGCTCATGAGCTGCTTCCCATGAATCTAATCCATTGGAGTGATGTGACCAG tgagaaaaaaaattgtgaaccaGTAGCCTCTGGTGAGATAAAAGatggaaatatatatatgacGTGTCAAATTAAGGAAAGGTTTAGCTATACAATGACTACCACATACACCTTCCAACCAAAGCGAGATGTGAAGAGAACAACTTACGTCCACCCAAACTCTAGTG tTCGGATGCCACCGCCAGAAGGATTAATGGTCCGAATGTTTAGTTTAAAGAATGGTTCAATAACTCTAAGCTGGAGGATGCCAGAGAATATTTCCTACCCCAAGCCCCTACTCTACCAAGTCTCATTCTACAGAAAGGACTGGGAATCTTGGGAG GAAGCTGCTGTATTTACCGTTACGGGAAGGACAGAATACAGCTTTAGTCCTCAGCTATTTGTTCCAGGGAGCATCTACCTATTCAGAGTCCGCTCTATACCAGACAAAGAACAGATGTACCGCAGCGGCTGGAGCGACAGTAAAGCCTGGATGATGCCTGAAGAAG AGGACAGAGCCGCCCCATATAACCTGCGCTGTGAATATGATGGCCTGGTACACATGAGGTGCAGCTGGGAAGTCAGAAAAGAGCTGAGTTCTATTTCCCACATGTTGTACTACAATGATGGCGCGAGCTATGGTACAACCAAGACATCTTCTCATGG AGGGAAGCCGTGCTACAATCTGTCAAGTCAAATAAAAGATGGTACTCCTTATGTACTATACAGCTGTAAATTCCAAGTCAACTCTTCGCAGGCAAATAGCTCTTTTAGCATTGAAGTCCGACCACAAGAAGAGATGAGAGAATTCAAGCCTTATGAACACA TTCAGACGGATCCTCCGACAGATCTCCAAATGAAGGATCCAATAAACTATAAATACAAGTTGGGATGGGTTCCACCAGAGGTTGCACGTTCCACCATCAAGCTGACGTACCAGTTGTGCTACTGGAAGCAA GGTGACACTGAATGTCCCGACCTCTCTCTGGTTACCGTGTCTGGTAATGTGCCCGAATATTACATTCCAAGTTCTGAACTCCAGAGCTCTACTAACTACATAGCAAAGGTGCGAGCAAAGCCTGATACTGGTTCTAACTATAATGGGCCATGGAGTGACTGGAGCCAAAGATATTCGTGGAAAACCGATAAAG aaGTGGATACAGTGGCCGTAAGCATTGCTGCATTTGCTGCTTCAGTAGGAGTCCTGCTCTGTTCATATCTTGGGATTCTGTGTTTCAGAAA ATTGAAGCAGCAATGGGAGGATTCCATCCCTGACCCTAGTAAAAGTAAACACAGCAAGTTCCCACTG GGATACCAAGGTACAAAGTTCCCTTATCATATAAGTCGGGATTTCTATGCAGAACTGGAGGGGCCCTTGACACCTTTGTACATCAG TCCAATCAAATCACTGGAGCCAGAAAGGGAGGTTTCAGAAGAACTTGTAGTGGAGTCACCATCAGAGCCTAGGGAATCTCCTCTGGGGCCATACTCAATGCCTCCACCACCAGCAGGGAAAGACCAGAATAACCAAGCCACAAGCAAATCGGCTGACATAGAAGGAGCTCGGAACTTAGAGGAAGCGTCCATATCTCAGCCTGTAGTGCATCTGTCTAAGATGGGACAGAACAGCCCATACTTCATTTTCTCTCAAACACAATCAATGTCGGATCTTATTCCGAAAGAGTCCAAGTCTTCAGAGTACTTCATGCTGCCTAAATGTCAAAGTAAGGTGTTCAGTCCTCCGAAAGAGTTCATCCCATCTTCCCAGACTATACACCCTGGAAATCCGATGAGTTATGTGTTGAGTATGGAGAAATGTCCTCCTCTGCAGACACCCTTAAAGGACAATGAGAATAAACTGGAGTTTAAGAAAAGCATCTACTTTACTATTCCAGCCCCCTCTGATGTCCAAGTACCCCAAGAAGAACCAGTGATGGTCATTAATCCTGATGGGTCTGGTCCGATTGTGCTGAAGCAGGTGGGAGATTATTGCTTCTTCCCTGGAACTCAAGAAAACTTAGAAAAGAAGATGGCACAAGCCAATGGGAAAATGCTTCCGCAGATGGCGGTGGATGGCGCTCTTCCTGCCGTGCAAGCATTCAAAGTGATGCAAAGAGATTACCTTGCTTTACCGCAAAATTAG
- the CSF2RB gene encoding cytokine receptor common subunit beta isoform X3: MPPPEGLMVRMFSLKNGSITLSWRMPENISYPKPLLYQVSFYRKDWESWEEAAVFTVTGRTEYSFSPQLFVPGSIYLFRVRSIPDKEQMYRSGWSDSKAWMMPEEEDRAAPYNLRCEYDGLVHMRCSWEVRKELSSISHMLYYNDGASYGTTKTSSHGGKPCYNLSSQIKDGTPYVLYSCKFQVNSSQANSSFSIEVRPQEEMREFKPYEHIQTDPPTDLQMKDPINYKYKLGWVPPEVARSTIKLTYQLCYWKQGDTECPDLSLVTVSGNVPEYYIPSSELQSSTNYIAKVRAKPDTGSNYNGPWSDWSQRYSWKTDKEVDTVAVSIAAFAASVGVLLCSYLGILCFRKLKQQWEDSIPDPSKSKHSKFPLGYQGTKFPYHISRDFYAELEGPLTPLYISPIKSLEPEREVSEELVVESPSEPRESPLGPYSMPPPPAGKDQNNQATSKSADIEGARNLEEASISQPVVHLSKMGQNSPYFIFSQTQSMSDLIPKESKSSEYFMLPKCQSKVFSPPKEFIPSSQTIHPGNPMSYVLSMEKCPPLQTPLKDNENKLEFKKSIYFTIPAPSDVQVPQEEPVMVINPDGSGPIVLKQVGDYCFFPGTQENLEKKMAQANGKMLPQMAVDGALPAVQAFKVMQRDYLALPQN; encoded by the exons ATGCCACCGCCAGAAGGATTAATGGTCCGAATGTTTAGTTTAAAGAATGGTTCAATAACTCTAAGCTGGAGGATGCCAGAGAATATTTCCTACCCCAAGCCCCTACTCTACCAAGTCTCATTCTACAGAAAGGACTGGGAATCTTGGGAG GAAGCTGCTGTATTTACCGTTACGGGAAGGACAGAATACAGCTTTAGTCCTCAGCTATTTGTTCCAGGGAGCATCTACCTATTCAGAGTCCGCTCTATACCAGACAAAGAACAGATGTACCGCAGCGGCTGGAGCGACAGTAAAGCCTGGATGATGCCTGAAGAAG AGGACAGAGCCGCCCCATATAACCTGCGCTGTGAATATGATGGCCTGGTACACATGAGGTGCAGCTGGGAAGTCAGAAAAGAGCTGAGTTCTATTTCCCACATGTTGTACTACAATGATGGCGCGAGCTATGGTACAACCAAGACATCTTCTCATGG AGGGAAGCCGTGCTACAATCTGTCAAGTCAAATAAAAGATGGTACTCCTTATGTACTATACAGCTGTAAATTCCAAGTCAACTCTTCGCAGGCAAATAGCTCTTTTAGCATTGAAGTCCGACCACAAGAAGAGATGAGAGAATTCAAGCCTTATGAACACA TTCAGACGGATCCTCCGACAGATCTCCAAATGAAGGATCCAATAAACTATAAATACAAGTTGGGATGGGTTCCACCAGAGGTTGCACGTTCCACCATCAAGCTGACGTACCAGTTGTGCTACTGGAAGCAA GGTGACACTGAATGTCCCGACCTCTCTCTGGTTACCGTGTCTGGTAATGTGCCCGAATATTACATTCCAAGTTCTGAACTCCAGAGCTCTACTAACTACATAGCAAAGGTGCGAGCAAAGCCTGATACTGGTTCTAACTATAATGGGCCATGGAGTGACTGGAGCCAAAGATATTCGTGGAAAACCGATAAAG aaGTGGATACAGTGGCCGTAAGCATTGCTGCATTTGCTGCTTCAGTAGGAGTCCTGCTCTGTTCATATCTTGGGATTCTGTGTTTCAGAAA ATTGAAGCAGCAATGGGAGGATTCCATCCCTGACCCTAGTAAAAGTAAACACAGCAAGTTCCCACTG GGATACCAAGGTACAAAGTTCCCTTATCATATAAGTCGGGATTTCTATGCAGAACTGGAGGGGCCCTTGACACCTTTGTACATCAG TCCAATCAAATCACTGGAGCCAGAAAGGGAGGTTTCAGAAGAACTTGTAGTGGAGTCACCATCAGAGCCTAGGGAATCTCCTCTGGGGCCATACTCAATGCCTCCACCACCAGCAGGGAAAGACCAGAATAACCAAGCCACAAGCAAATCGGCTGACATAGAAGGAGCTCGGAACTTAGAGGAAGCGTCCATATCTCAGCCTGTAGTGCATCTGTCTAAGATGGGACAGAACAGCCCATACTTCATTTTCTCTCAAACACAATCAATGTCGGATCTTATTCCGAAAGAGTCCAAGTCTTCAGAGTACTTCATGCTGCCTAAATGTCAAAGTAAGGTGTTCAGTCCTCCGAAAGAGTTCATCCCATCTTCCCAGACTATACACCCTGGAAATCCGATGAGTTATGTGTTGAGTATGGAGAAATGTCCTCCTCTGCAGACACCCTTAAAGGACAATGAGAATAAACTGGAGTTTAAGAAAAGCATCTACTTTACTATTCCAGCCCCCTCTGATGTCCAAGTACCCCAAGAAGAACCAGTGATGGTCATTAATCCTGATGGGTCTGGTCCGATTGTGCTGAAGCAGGTGGGAGATTATTGCTTCTTCCCTGGAACTCAAGAAAACTTAGAAAAGAAGATGGCACAAGCCAATGGGAAAATGCTTCCGCAGATGGCGGTGGATGGCGCTCTTCCTGCCGTGCAAGCATTCAAAGTGATGCAAAGAGATTACCTTGCTTTACCGCAAAATTAG
- the CSF2RB gene encoding cytokine receptor common subunit beta isoform X2 — MDFPTQHPSEANTDLVGEKKNCEPVASGEIKDGNIYMTCQIKERFSYTMTTTYTFQPKRDVKRTTYVHPNSSVRMPPPEGLMVRMFSLKNGSITLSWRMPENISYPKPLLYQVSFYRKDWESWEEAAVFTVTGRTEYSFSPQLFVPGSIYLFRVRSIPDKEQMYRSGWSDSKAWMMPEEEDRAAPYNLRCEYDGLVHMRCSWEVRKELSSISHMLYYNDGASYGTTKTSSHGGKPCYNLSSQIKDGTPYVLYSCKFQVNSSQANSSFSIEVRPQEEMREFKPYEHIQTDPPTDLQMKDPINYKYKLGWVPPEVARSTIKLTYQLCYWKQGDTECPDLSLVTVSGNVPEYYIPSSELQSSTNYIAKVRAKPDTGSNYNGPWSDWSQRYSWKTDKEVDTVAVSIAAFAASVGVLLCSYLGILCFRKLKQQWEDSIPDPSKSKHSKFPLGYQGTKFPYHISRDFYAELEGPLTPLYISPIKSLEPEREVSEELVVESPSEPRESPLGPYSMPPPPAGKDQNNQATSKSADIEGARNLEEASISQPVVHLSKMGQNSPYFIFSQTQSMSDLIPKESKSSEYFMLPKCQSKVFSPPKEFIPSSQTIHPGNPMSYVLSMEKCPPLQTPLKDNENKLEFKKSIYFTIPAPSDVQVPQEEPVMVINPDGSGPIVLKQVGDYCFFPGTQENLEKKMAQANGKMLPQMAVDGALPAVQAFKVMQRDYLALPQN, encoded by the exons ATGGACTTCCCAACTCAACACCCTTCAGAAGCAAACACTGACCTTGTTGG tgagaaaaaaaattgtgaaccaGTAGCCTCTGGTGAGATAAAAGatggaaatatatatatgacGTGTCAAATTAAGGAAAGGTTTAGCTATACAATGACTACCACATACACCTTCCAACCAAAGCGAGATGTGAAGAGAACAACTTACGTCCACCCAAACTCTAGTG tTCGGATGCCACCGCCAGAAGGATTAATGGTCCGAATGTTTAGTTTAAAGAATGGTTCAATAACTCTAAGCTGGAGGATGCCAGAGAATATTTCCTACCCCAAGCCCCTACTCTACCAAGTCTCATTCTACAGAAAGGACTGGGAATCTTGGGAG GAAGCTGCTGTATTTACCGTTACGGGAAGGACAGAATACAGCTTTAGTCCTCAGCTATTTGTTCCAGGGAGCATCTACCTATTCAGAGTCCGCTCTATACCAGACAAAGAACAGATGTACCGCAGCGGCTGGAGCGACAGTAAAGCCTGGATGATGCCTGAAGAAG AGGACAGAGCCGCCCCATATAACCTGCGCTGTGAATATGATGGCCTGGTACACATGAGGTGCAGCTGGGAAGTCAGAAAAGAGCTGAGTTCTATTTCCCACATGTTGTACTACAATGATGGCGCGAGCTATGGTACAACCAAGACATCTTCTCATGG AGGGAAGCCGTGCTACAATCTGTCAAGTCAAATAAAAGATGGTACTCCTTATGTACTATACAGCTGTAAATTCCAAGTCAACTCTTCGCAGGCAAATAGCTCTTTTAGCATTGAAGTCCGACCACAAGAAGAGATGAGAGAATTCAAGCCTTATGAACACA TTCAGACGGATCCTCCGACAGATCTCCAAATGAAGGATCCAATAAACTATAAATACAAGTTGGGATGGGTTCCACCAGAGGTTGCACGTTCCACCATCAAGCTGACGTACCAGTTGTGCTACTGGAAGCAA GGTGACACTGAATGTCCCGACCTCTCTCTGGTTACCGTGTCTGGTAATGTGCCCGAATATTACATTCCAAGTTCTGAACTCCAGAGCTCTACTAACTACATAGCAAAGGTGCGAGCAAAGCCTGATACTGGTTCTAACTATAATGGGCCATGGAGTGACTGGAGCCAAAGATATTCGTGGAAAACCGATAAAG aaGTGGATACAGTGGCCGTAAGCATTGCTGCATTTGCTGCTTCAGTAGGAGTCCTGCTCTGTTCATATCTTGGGATTCTGTGTTTCAGAAA ATTGAAGCAGCAATGGGAGGATTCCATCCCTGACCCTAGTAAAAGTAAACACAGCAAGTTCCCACTG GGATACCAAGGTACAAAGTTCCCTTATCATATAAGTCGGGATTTCTATGCAGAACTGGAGGGGCCCTTGACACCTTTGTACATCAG TCCAATCAAATCACTGGAGCCAGAAAGGGAGGTTTCAGAAGAACTTGTAGTGGAGTCACCATCAGAGCCTAGGGAATCTCCTCTGGGGCCATACTCAATGCCTCCACCACCAGCAGGGAAAGACCAGAATAACCAAGCCACAAGCAAATCGGCTGACATAGAAGGAGCTCGGAACTTAGAGGAAGCGTCCATATCTCAGCCTGTAGTGCATCTGTCTAAGATGGGACAGAACAGCCCATACTTCATTTTCTCTCAAACACAATCAATGTCGGATCTTATTCCGAAAGAGTCCAAGTCTTCAGAGTACTTCATGCTGCCTAAATGTCAAAGTAAGGTGTTCAGTCCTCCGAAAGAGTTCATCCCATCTTCCCAGACTATACACCCTGGAAATCCGATGAGTTATGTGTTGAGTATGGAGAAATGTCCTCCTCTGCAGACACCCTTAAAGGACAATGAGAATAAACTGGAGTTTAAGAAAAGCATCTACTTTACTATTCCAGCCCCCTCTGATGTCCAAGTACCCCAAGAAGAACCAGTGATGGTCATTAATCCTGATGGGTCTGGTCCGATTGTGCTGAAGCAGGTGGGAGATTATTGCTTCTTCCCTGGAACTCAAGAAAACTTAGAAAAGAAGATGGCACAAGCCAATGGGAAAATGCTTCCGCAGATGGCGGTGGATGGCGCTCTTCCTGCCGTGCAAGCATTCAAAGTGATGCAAAGAGATTACCTTGCTTTACCGCAAAATTAG